From the genome of Neodiprion pinetum isolate iyNeoPine1 chromosome 3, iyNeoPine1.2, whole genome shotgun sequence, one region includes:
- the LOC124214938 gene encoding cytochrome P450 4C1-like isoform X2 produces MFSETHFVVGATFLSGLILLVIYHLRRLRLYKKASKFCGPPTLPFVGNACQFFGNTEDIFNKCIELSRVYPSPYRFWLGPQSLIFLSGPEEVKTVLRSEKAIEKSKLYDFFQPWLGKGLFTAPEKIWRVHRKLIGPTFNLKILESFVAVFAAQSNVMVKKMEAELNGAEFPVFDYVSKCTLDIICETTMGVSMRAQIKNDCSYVEAAEKTFAIVYQRMFKVWLHPSAIFNRTQLGTEQNKHINTMHNFTNNVIQRKKKSLLNKTAVSGEDNEDKQNGRNHGSSGGLFFPYVFLLHGVSPVVFNI; encoded by the exons ATGTTTAGTGAAACCCATTTCGTAGTTGGTGCTACTTTCTTAAGTGGATTAATTCTCCTGGTGATATATCATCTTAGGCGACTGCGCCTGTACAAAAAGGCTTCAAAATTCTGCGGTCCGCCAACGTTGCCGTTTGTGGGAAACGCTTGTCAATTCTTCGGAAATACCGAAG ATATCTTCAACAAGTGCATCGAACTGTCGCGTGTGTATCCTTCACCTTATCGCTTCTGGCTCGGACCTCAGTCGTTGATTTTCCTATCCGGACCAGAGGAAGTCAAG ACGGTTTTACGGAGCGAGAAGGCGATCGAGAAGTCGAAActatatgatttttttcaaccttggTTGGGAAAAGGCTTGTTTACGGCACCCG agaaaatatgGCGTGTACACCGGAAGCTGATCGGGCCGACGTTTAATCTAAAAATTCTGGAATCTTTTGTCGCTGTCTTCGCGGCCCAATCGAACGTGATGGTAAAGAAAATGGAGGCTGAACTAAACGGGGCGGAATTCCCTGTGTTCGATTACGTATCGAAGTGCACTCTGGATATAATTTGCG AAACTACTATGGGCGTGAGTATGAGAGCTcagattaaaaatgattgcagCTACGTGGAAGCGGCAGAAAA GACATTCGCAATTGTCTATCAACGAATGTTCAAAGTTTGGTTGCACCCGTCAGCAATTTTCAATCGCACTCAGCTTGGAACGGAACAAAATAAACACATCAATACCATGCACAATTTTACCAACAAT GTGAttcaaagaaagaagaaatctttGCTCAATAAGACTGCTGTCAGTGGGGAAGATAATGAGG ataaACAGAACGGCCGGAATCATGGCAGCAGTGGaggacttttttttccatatgtGTTTCTGTTGCACGGTGTATCTCCGGTTGTGTTTAATATATAA
- the LOC124214938 gene encoding cytochrome P450 4C1-like isoform X1, with protein sequence MFSETHFVVGATFLSGLILLVIYHLRRLRLYKKASKFCGPPTLPFVGNACQFFGNTEDIFNKCIELSRVYPSPYRFWLGPQSLIFLSGPEEVKVIRSSLNIWAIEHYYAIYMLHGPLNLRFYGARRRSRSRNYMIFFNLGWEKACLRHPVSFTSIHNSCIFYLRIIEASCLLFFSEKIWRVHRKLIGPTFNLKILESFVAVFAAQSNVMVKKMEAELNGAEFPVFDYVSKCTLDIICETTMGVSMRAQIKNDCSYVEAAEKTFAIVYQRMFKVWLHPSAIFNRTQLGTEQNKHINTMHNFTNNVIQRKKKSLLNKTAVSGEDNEDKQNGRNHGSSGGLFFPYVFLLHGVSPVVFNI encoded by the exons ATGTTTAGTGAAACCCATTTCGTAGTTGGTGCTACTTTCTTAAGTGGATTAATTCTCCTGGTGATATATCATCTTAGGCGACTGCGCCTGTACAAAAAGGCTTCAAAATTCTGCGGTCCGCCAACGTTGCCGTTTGTGGGAAACGCTTGTCAATTCTTCGGAAATACCGAAG ATATCTTCAACAAGTGCATCGAACTGTCGCGTGTGTATCCTTCACCTTATCGCTTCTGGCTCGGACCTCAGTCGTTGATTTTCCTATCCGGACCAGAGGAAGTCAAGGTTATAAGGTCTTCATTAAATATCTGGGCGATTGAGCACTACTACGCGATATATATGTTACATGGTCCACTCAATCT ACGGTTTTACGGAGCGAGAAGGCGATCGAGAAGTCGAAActatatgatttttttcaaccttggTTGGGAAAAGGCTTGTTTACGGCACCCGGTGAGTTTTACATCTATTCACAATTCCTGTATTTTTTACCTTCGCATAATCGAGGCCAGTTgtctgttgtttttttcagagaaaatatgGCGTGTACACCGGAAGCTGATCGGGCCGACGTTTAATCTAAAAATTCTGGAATCTTTTGTCGCTGTCTTCGCGGCCCAATCGAACGTGATGGTAAAGAAAATGGAGGCTGAACTAAACGGGGCGGAATTCCCTGTGTTCGATTACGTATCGAAGTGCACTCTGGATATAATTTGCG AAACTACTATGGGCGTGAGTATGAGAGCTcagattaaaaatgattgcagCTACGTGGAAGCGGCAGAAAA GACATTCGCAATTGTCTATCAACGAATGTTCAAAGTTTGGTTGCACCCGTCAGCAATTTTCAATCGCACTCAGCTTGGAACGGAACAAAATAAACACATCAATACCATGCACAATTTTACCAACAAT GTGAttcaaagaaagaagaaatctttGCTCAATAAGACTGCTGTCAGTGGGGAAGATAATGAGG ataaACAGAACGGCCGGAATCATGGCAGCAGTGGaggacttttttttccatatgtGTTTCTGTTGCACGGTGTATCTCCGGTTGTGTTTAATATATAA